The Formosa sp. Hel1_33_131 genome window below encodes:
- a CDS encoding tRNA-binding protein: MSETITFEDFSKIDLRVGTVIEVNDFPKARKPAYQLTIDFGDLGIKKTSAQITALYSKEDLLDRQIVANVNFAEKQIANFRSQCLVIGAVDSEKVILLSPEEQVPNGTPIR; encoded by the coding sequence ATGAGTGAGACCATTACATTTGAAGACTTTTCTAAAATTGACCTAAGAGTGGGTACTGTAATTGAAGTGAATGACTTTCCAAAAGCCAGAAAACCTGCTTACCAATTGACCATTGATTTTGGGGATTTAGGGATCAAAAAAACATCTGCACAGATTACGGCTTTATATTCCAAAGAAGATTTGTTGGACAGACAGATTGTAGCCAATGTCAATTTTGCCGAAAAACAAATAGCTAATTTTAGGAGTCAGTGTCTGGTGATTGGAGCTGTAGATTCTGAAAAAGTCATCTTATTATCTCCAGAAGAGCAGGTGCCTAATGGGACGCCAATTCGATAA
- a CDS encoding PUR family DNA/RNA-binding protein, with protein sequence MEQEEIYSKVLRAGRRTYFFDVRATKAGDYYLTVTESKKFTNDDGSFHYKKHKIYLYKEDFKEFNAILNEMTDYIVNEKGQEVISERHQKDYVKEEFPSEDSKDEASADSFTDVSFDDI encoded by the coding sequence ATGGAACAAGAAGAAATTTACTCAAAAGTTTTAAGAGCTGGAAGACGCACCTACTTTTTTGATGTGAGAGCCACGAAGGCGGGCGACTATTATTTAACCGTCACAGAGAGTAAAAAGTTTACAAATGACGATGGCTCCTTTCATTATAAGAAACATAAAATTTACTTATACAAAGAAGATTTCAAAGAGTTCAATGCGATTTTAAATGAAATGACCGATTATATTGTCAATGAAAAAGGACAAGAAGTTATAAGCGAGCGTCACCAAAAAGATTACGTTAAAGAAGAATTTCCATCTGAAGACTCAAAAGATGAAGCGTCAGCTGACAGCTTTACAGATGTTAGTTTTGATGACATTTAA
- the guaA gene encoding glutamine-hydrolyzing GMP synthase, with product MQHDKVLILDFGSQYTQLIARRVRELNIYCEIHPYNKIPTNLDEFKAVVLSGSPQSVRGDAALHPDLSGIRGHKPMLAVCYGAQYLAHFSGGVVAPSNTREYGRANLSFVKENEVFFEGVNAGSQVWMSHSDTIKELPTNGVLLASTHDVENAAYKIEGEATYAIQFHPEVYHSTDGKTLLQNFLVNIAGLQQDWTPDSFVDETVADLKAKIQDDKVVLGLSGGVDSTVAAILLHKAIGKNLYCIFVNNGLLRKDEFSSVLTQYEGMGLNVKGVDASARFLDALEGLEDPELKRKAIGRVFIEVFDDEAHMIQDVKWLAQGTIYPDVIESVSATGGPSATIKSHHNVGGLPDYMKLNIVEPLRALFKDEVRRVGASMGIDPKLLGRHPFPGPGLAIRILGDITAEKVRILQEVDAIFINGLREWDLYDKVWQAGAMLLPVNSVGVMGDERTYEKCVALRAVESTDGMTADWVNLPYEFLQKTSNDIINKVKGVNRVVYDISSKPPATIEWE from the coding sequence ATGCAACACGATAAGGTATTAATTCTCGACTTTGGATCTCAATATACACAACTTATAGCTCGCCGTGTTCGGGAGCTAAATATATATTGTGAGATTCATCCATACAATAAAATTCCAACCAATTTAGACGAATTCAAAGCCGTTGTGCTTTCAGGTAGTCCTCAGTCTGTCAGAGGCGACGCTGCTTTGCACCCGGACTTATCAGGTATTCGTGGACATAAACCCATGTTAGCGGTTTGTTATGGCGCCCAATATTTAGCTCATTTTTCGGGCGGTGTTGTAGCGCCGTCAAACACAAGAGAATATGGCCGAGCCAATTTGTCTTTTGTAAAAGAGAATGAAGTCTTTTTTGAAGGAGTAAATGCAGGCAGTCAAGTTTGGATGAGCCACAGTGATACGATCAAAGAATTGCCAACCAACGGCGTCTTGCTTGCCAGTACCCACGATGTGGAAAATGCAGCTTATAAAATTGAAGGAGAAGCGACTTATGCCATTCAATTTCACCCTGAAGTGTATCACTCTACGGATGGGAAAACACTCTTACAAAACTTTTTAGTTAATATCGCTGGTCTTCAACAAGATTGGACTCCAGATTCGTTTGTGGATGAAACCGTCGCAGATTTAAAAGCTAAAATTCAAGATGATAAAGTAGTTCTTGGATTGTCTGGCGGGGTAGATTCAACCGTTGCAGCGATTTTATTACACAAAGCGATTGGTAAAAATCTCTACTGTATTTTTGTAAATAACGGTTTGTTACGAAAAGACGAGTTTTCAAGTGTTTTAACACAATATGAAGGCATGGGGCTAAATGTCAAAGGCGTTGATGCTTCGGCACGCTTTTTGGATGCCCTTGAAGGACTTGAAGATCCAGAACTGAAACGTAAAGCCATTGGACGTGTATTTATTGAAGTCTTTGATGACGAGGCCCACATGATACAAGACGTAAAATGGTTAGCACAAGGCACCATCTATCCAGATGTCATTGAAAGTGTGTCTGCAACCGGAGGTCCAAGTGCCACCATAAAAAGCCACCATAATGTTGGGGGGTTACCTGATTATATGAAGTTAAATATTGTAGAACCCTTAAGGGCTTTGTTTAAAGATGAAGTGAGACGTGTAGGTGCTTCGATGGGTATTGACCCAAAATTATTAGGGCGTCACCCATTTCCAGGACCTGGATTGGCCATTCGAATTTTAGGAGATATCACTGCCGAAAAAGTTCGTATTTTACAAGAAGTTGATGCTATTTTCATCAATGGTTTAAGAGAATGGGATTTATATGATAAAGTTTGGCAGGCTGGCGCAATGCTCCTCCCTGTGAATAGTGTAGGGGTGATGGGTGATGAGCGTACTTATGAAAAATGTGTTGCTTTGAGAGCTGTTGAAAGCACGGATGGAATGACCGCCGATTGGGTGAATTTACCTTATGAATTTCTACAGAAAACCTCAAATGACATCATTAATAAAGTGAAAGGTGTGAACAGAGTGGTGTATGATATCAGTTCAAAACCACCTGCAACCATTGAATGGGAGTAA
- a CDS encoding ABC transporter ATP-binding protein — MNELKYLNKYFLKYRYRIILGILITIGSKIFALFTPQLIGKSITLISDQITNPSSTEIFRYEISLNILYIFGAATATGIFTFLMRQTIINVSRYVEFDLKNEIYNHYQQLSIAFYKRNRTGDLMSRISEDVSKVRMYIGPAVMYTINTLTLFIVALFYMYNQSPTLTLYTILPLPLLSVSIYFLSKFIHKQSTIVQSHLSTLSSSTQEFFSGIWITKAYALETQTEETFSELANSQRKKRLGLSKIQAVFFPLMLLLIGASNLLVIYIGGKQYMNGQIEEIGIIAEFIIYVNMLTWPVASIGWVTSLVQEAEASQKRINEFLKETPSIVNPTETKTPIDGNVVFKDVYFTYEDTNIEALKGVSFEVEKGKTLAIIGNTGSGKSTILELIGRLYDVQKGAVEIDGANIKTLNLNNLRTAIGFVPQDPFLFSDTLKNNIKFGKNKATDAEVIEAAKKAVVHKNIINFKNGYDTILGERGITLSGGQKQRVSIARAFIKSPQILLLDDCLSAVDTETEEQILNNIELVTKNKTTIIVSHRISSAKNADTIIVLNDGIIAQQGTHDALISVEGYYKELYQKQLRETSH, encoded by the coding sequence ATGAACGAGCTCAAGTATTTAAATAAATATTTTTTAAAATATCGATATCGAATTATTTTGGGCATTCTTATCACCATTGGCTCTAAAATATTTGCACTCTTCACCCCCCAACTTATTGGAAAATCCATTACATTAATTTCAGATCAGATTACAAACCCCAGCAGTACGGAAATATTCAGATATGAAATAAGTTTAAATATTTTATACATTTTTGGAGCCGCAACCGCCACCGGAATATTCACTTTTTTGATGCGTCAAACCATTATAAATGTGTCGCGTTACGTCGAGTTTGATTTGAAAAACGAAATTTACAACCATTACCAACAACTTTCCATCGCTTTTTATAAACGCAACCGCACAGGAGACTTGATGAGTCGAATTAGTGAAGACGTGAGTAAAGTCCGAATGTACATTGGACCAGCGGTTATGTACACCATCAATACCTTAACGCTTTTTATTGTGGCGTTGTTTTATATGTACAACCAATCGCCTACCCTGACGCTTTACACCATATTGCCACTGCCATTGTTATCCGTTTCAATATACTTTTTAAGTAAATTTATACACAAACAAAGTACCATTGTACAGTCGCATCTATCCACACTATCCTCCTCTACACAAGAGTTTTTTAGTGGAATTTGGATTACAAAAGCGTATGCACTGGAAACACAAACAGAAGAAACGTTTTCGGAACTTGCAAATTCTCAACGCAAAAAACGACTGGGGTTATCAAAAATACAAGCTGTTTTTTTTCCTTTAATGTTACTTCTTATTGGAGCCAGTAATTTGTTGGTTATTTATATCGGTGGTAAACAATACATGAATGGACAAATTGAGGAAATCGGAATCATTGCCGAATTTATTATTTATGTGAACATGCTCACATGGCCAGTGGCTTCCATTGGATGGGTCACCTCCTTAGTGCAAGAAGCCGAAGCATCACAAAAACGGATTAATGAATTTTTGAAGGAAACGCCGAGCATCGTCAATCCTACTGAAACAAAGACTCCTATAGATGGAAACGTTGTTTTTAAAGACGTGTATTTCACTTATGAAGACACCAATATCGAAGCCTTAAAAGGCGTAAGTTTTGAAGTTGAAAAAGGAAAAACACTCGCCATCATTGGAAATACAGGTTCTGGAAAATCGACCATTCTTGAGTTAATCGGACGCTTATACGATGTTCAAAAGGGAGCTGTTGAAATTGATGGTGCTAACATAAAAACACTAAACCTAAACAACTTAAGAACTGCGATTGGATTTGTACCCCAAGACCCCTTTTTGTTTTCAGATACTTTAAAAAACAATATCAAGTTTGGAAAAAATAAGGCTACGGATGCCGAAGTTATAGAGGCCGCTAAAAAAGCAGTGGTTCACAAAAATATCATCAATTTCAAAAATGGATATGATACCATTTTAGGAGAGCGAGGGATCACATTATCAGGAGGCCAAAAACAACGTGTTTCTATTGCACGAGCTTTTATTAAAAGCCCTCAAATTCTTCTTTTAGACGATTGTCTTTCTGCGGTGGATACGGAAACTGAGGAGCAAATCCTAAACAATATTGAGTTGGTGACAAAAAACAAGACGACCATTATTGTGAGTCATCGTATTTCTTCTGCTAAAAATGCTGATACCATTATCGTTCTAAATGATGGAATTATCGCCCAACAAGGTACGCACGACGCTCTTATTAGTGTTGAAGGATATTACAAAGAACTTTATCAAAAACAATTGCGAGAAACTTCTCATTAA
- a CDS encoding LysM peptidoglycan-binding domain-containing protein, translating to MKKFLIVLGIFAFSCFGYAQNLKTHSVQVGESVESIAKFYKITPADIYALNPDAQSNFSVNTVLIIPESFVPKSTSIEVVKELVSYKVHKVRRKETLFGIAQKFEVTQEDIKEHNKQLYSKSLRRGDKIYIPQFKMITSQVSTQIIQKYTVLPKEGKWRIAYKFGISVPDLEALNPTMGPYLNEGQQLNVPNILDSDEKVIEEDEYGYYTVKAKEGFYRLEKKLGLTKEQLETLNPELIEQGLKLGMVLKTPKMSIQNIATESFPVINLANSLVNFSPKRIALLLPFKTKSIDFDSLNLAKSQLKRDGYINISTDFYAGVVMAIDSAKRLGISTKLDVFDTNAETLDLKTVLLQTNFSEYDAILGPITTRNLELTAKYVQIDSVAVVSPFVKTKNVFPNLFQTIPDEKWMRTKIVNYAKSDTIPHQTLIIYDAKNLATANYLKAAFPEASLLTSKQDKEGGEQFFLMLEDVQAALLEGRTLVFLESNNEGFVSNVTSMLNAMNGTTILKDEDDNETEVERDIFLMTTSKNRAFEGANISNYDLSNLHFQYPSVNFESRFSEAFEKRYIQQFGTFPNKYAIRGFDVAMDILLRLSKFGTLYTQTSNFQTAYLENKFQYFLQPYGGYKNEAGYILKYEDLHIVKVQD from the coding sequence ATGAAAAAGTTTTTAATCGTTTTAGGAATCTTCGCTTTTAGTTGTTTTGGTTATGCTCAAAATTTAAAAACTCACAGTGTACAAGTTGGAGAATCTGTTGAGAGTATTGCCAAATTTTATAAGATTACTCCAGCAGATATTTATGCCTTAAACCCAGATGCACAATCTAATTTTTCTGTGAATACGGTTTTAATCATTCCAGAGTCATTTGTTCCTAAATCAACTTCTATTGAAGTTGTAAAAGAGTTGGTTTCTTATAAGGTACATAAGGTAAGACGTAAAGAAACCTTGTTTGGGATTGCTCAAAAATTTGAGGTGACGCAAGAGGATATAAAAGAACATAACAAACAGTTATATTCTAAGAGTTTAAGAAGGGGAGATAAAATTTATATTCCTCAATTTAAAATGATAACAAGTCAGGTTTCTACTCAGATAATCCAAAAATATACTGTTTTGCCAAAGGAAGGGAAATGGCGCATCGCTTATAAATTTGGAATTTCTGTTCCAGATCTAGAGGCACTCAATCCAACCATGGGGCCTTATCTTAATGAAGGTCAACAGTTGAACGTTCCAAATATTTTGGATTCAGATGAAAAAGTGATTGAAGAGGATGAATATGGTTATTATACTGTAAAGGCAAAAGAAGGGTTTTATAGACTCGAAAAAAAGTTAGGATTAACAAAAGAACAATTGGAAACCCTTAACCCCGAATTGATTGAACAAGGGTTGAAATTAGGAATGGTGTTAAAGACCCCTAAGATGAGTATTCAAAATATTGCAACAGAGTCGTTTCCTGTGATTAATTTAGCAAATAGTTTAGTTAATTTTTCTCCTAAAAGGATCGCTCTTTTATTACCGTTTAAAACAAAAAGTATCGATTTTGATTCTCTTAATCTAGCTAAGAGCCAACTTAAAAGAGATGGGTATATTAATATTTCTACAGACTTTTATGCGGGTGTAGTCATGGCGATTGATTCTGCCAAACGTCTTGGGATTTCCACAAAACTGGATGTATTTGATACCAATGCAGAAACGCTTGATTTGAAAACGGTATTACTACAAACAAATTTTTCTGAGTATGATGCTATTCTAGGACCTATTACAACTCGAAATTTAGAGTTGACAGCTAAATATGTTCAAATAGATAGTGTGGCTGTGGTCTCACCTTTTGTGAAAACTAAAAACGTTTTCCCAAATCTGTTTCAAACCATTCCAGATGAAAAATGGATGCGGACTAAAATAGTCAATTATGCAAAATCCGATACCATACCGCATCAAACATTGATTATATATGACGCCAAAAATTTAGCAACTGCAAACTATTTAAAAGCAGCATTTCCAGAAGCCTCTTTGCTGACTTCCAAACAGGATAAAGAGGGTGGTGAGCAGTTTTTTTTAATGTTAGAAGATGTTCAGGCAGCACTTTTGGAGGGGCGTACACTTGTTTTTCTGGAATCTAATAACGAAGGGTTTGTATCAAATGTGACCAGTATGTTAAACGCAATGAATGGCACAACTATTTTAAAGGATGAAGACGATAATGAAACGGAGGTAGAACGCGATATATTTTTGATGACCACCTCTAAAAACAGAGCTTTTGAAGGGGCAAACATTTCTAATTATGATTTGTCTAATTTACATTTTCAGTACCCATCCGTGAATTTTGAATCGCGATTTTCAGAAGCATTTGAAAAACGGTATATACAGCAGTTTGGAACGTTCCCTAATAAATATGCCATAAGAGGCTTTGATGTAGCTATGGACATTCTGTTGCGTCTTTCTAAATTCGGAACCTTATATACTCAGACTTCTAATTTTCAAACCGCTTACTTAGAAAATAAATTTCAATACTTCCTTCAACCTTACGGAGGCTATAAAAATGAAGCTGGGTATATTCTCAAATATGAAGATTTACATATTGTAAAGGTTCAAGATTAA
- the yajC gene encoding preprotein translocase subunit YajC — translation MEGLGEFAPFILMAVIVYFFMIAPQMKRAKKEKAFAAELKKGNKVITKSGMHGKIAELNDKDNSCVIETSAGKIKFDRSAISMEMSQKLNTPPPVKK, via the coding sequence ATGGAAGGTCTTGGTGAATTTGCCCCCTTTATTTTAATGGCTGTAATAGTCTATTTCTTTATGATTGCGCCTCAAATGAAGCGTGCTAAAAAAGAAAAAGCATTTGCAGCAGAGCTTAAAAAAGGAAACAAAGTAATTACTAAAAGTGGAATGCATGGTAAGATTGCCGAATTGAATGATAAAGACAATTCTTGTGTCATTGAAACCTCAGCAGGTAAAATTAAATTTGACCGTTCAGCCATTTCGATGGAAATGAGTCAAAAACTTAATACACCGCCTCCAGTAAAAAAATAA
- a CDS encoding DUF1573 domain-containing protein: MKKLILTLTVASLVVFTSCKENATEKINQENVTKAAERDAQAIVFPTISFDKTEYDFGQIMNGTPVETVFSYTNTGKSPLVVTNIKSTCGCTVPQGWSKEPLMPGASSQFTVKFNGKGANKISKTITLTTNTEKGNEQVRISAFITPDPNAPVKTPANKPLNIQ; this comes from the coding sequence ATGAAAAAATTAATTTTAACTCTAACCGTAGCCAGCCTTGTTGTTTTTACTTCTTGTAAAGAAAACGCAACAGAAAAAATAAACCAAGAAAATGTTACCAAAGCGGCCGAAAGAGACGCTCAAGCGATTGTTTTTCCAACCATCTCATTTGACAAAACGGAATACGATTTCGGTCAAATCATGAATGGAACGCCTGTTGAAACTGTGTTTTCTTACACAAATACAGGAAAATCTCCTCTAGTAGTTACAAACATCAAAAGTACTTGTGGATGTACGGTGCCTCAAGGGTGGAGTAAAGAACCTTTAATGCCAGGAGCATCGTCTCAGTTTACTGTTAAGTTTAACGGGAAAGGTGCCAATAAAATTTCTAAAACAATTACGTTGACTACCAATACAGAAAAAGGAAATGAGCAAGTAAGAATTTCAGCATTTATCACTCCAGATCCAAATGCACCTGTGAAAACTCCTGCGAACAAACCACTTAATATACAATAA
- a CDS encoding tetratricopeptide repeat protein — MKTALLLVLCTFFSYTNSYSQEINFYKNAQGDTHICGEFPLDYLEHDDVYNIWFNKYYNELKLPEKRLRLKSKLKKTTVDIYLGTWCGDSKKWVPQFVKLWDELGLKRSQLRLIGLYNDDERYKTSPNGEEKGKQIHRVPVFIFKKDNVEYARIVESPKNDLVTDVVQIALGFPSAPNYEGANYLFKVFDSESIESIKENFNAHYKILRDKTRNSRELNTLGYVLLRNNRSEEALICFKLNTYLFKYNPNVYDSFGEALALSGEHVMALKMYEKVLEIDPENKNSKAQIKHLEALIGF; from the coding sequence ATGAAAACTGCTCTTCTTTTGGTACTGTGTACTTTTTTTTCTTACACTAATTCCTATTCCCAAGAAATTAATTTCTACAAAAACGCTCAAGGAGACACCCATATTTGTGGAGAGTTTCCTTTGGACTATTTAGAACACGATGACGTTTACAACATCTGGTTCAATAAATATTATAATGAATTAAAACTCCCAGAAAAACGACTGCGATTAAAATCTAAACTTAAAAAAACTACGGTAGATATCTATCTAGGAACCTGGTGTGGAGACAGCAAAAAATGGGTGCCGCAATTTGTCAAGTTATGGGACGAGCTCGGACTTAAAAGAAGTCAGCTGCGATTGATTGGTCTTTATAATGACGATGAACGTTATAAAACATCCCCAAATGGAGAAGAGAAAGGCAAGCAAATTCACCGTGTGCCTGTATTTATTTTCAAAAAAGACAATGTCGAATATGCACGTATTGTGGAATCTCCCAAAAATGATTTGGTAACTGATGTTGTACAAATAGCACTTGGGTTTCCTTCTGCACCTAACTATGAAGGCGCTAATTATTTATTTAAGGTATTTGACTCAGAGTCAATTGAATCGATAAAAGAAAATTTTAATGCTCATTATAAAATACTTAGGGATAAGACGCGTAACAGTAGAGAATTAAACACTTTGGGCTATGTACTCTTACGAAACAACCGCTCTGAAGAAGCCTTAATCTGTTTTAAACTCAATACTTATTTATTTAAATACAACCCCAATGTTTATGATAGTTTTGGAGAAGCTTTGGCGCTTAGTGGCGAGCACGTAATGGCTCTTAAGATGTATGAAAAGGTTTTGGAAATAGATCCCGAAAATAAAAACTCAAAGGCTCAAATTAAACACCTAGAAGCATTGATTGGGTTTTAA
- a CDS encoding thioredoxin family protein — protein sequence MSLTPSNMLPLGTEAPNFELWDSVSDSTKTLNKLKGTQGTLILFICNHCPFVIHINEALVSLSNNLQNKGIGVVAISSNDVENYPQDGPKQMQLHAKNANYAFPYLYDETQSVAKGYEAACTPDFFLFDADLKLVYRGQLDDSRPGNGLPVDGADLLHAVQCMIENKTNARPQKPSIGCNIKWKIS from the coding sequence ATGTCATTAACGCCTTCCAATATGCTTCCCTTAGGAACTGAAGCACCAAATTTTGAACTATGGGATTCTGTTTCAGATTCTACAAAAACATTAAACAAACTGAAAGGGACTCAAGGAACTTTAATCCTATTTATATGCAATCATTGTCCGTTTGTCATTCACATCAATGAAGCTTTGGTTTCTCTTTCAAATAACCTTCAAAACAAAGGAATTGGTGTGGTTGCTATTTCTAGCAATGATGTCGAGAATTACCCTCAGGATGGCCCAAAACAAATGCAATTACACGCTAAAAACGCAAACTATGCTTTCCCCTATTTGTACGACGAAACGCAATCCGTAGCTAAGGGCTATGAAGCCGCTTGTACCCCTGATTTTTTTCTTTTTGACGCAGACTTAAAACTTGTATATCGAGGTCAATTGGACGACTCTAGACCAGGTAACGGATTGCCCGTTGATGGTGCTGATTTGTTGCATGCCGTCCAATGCATGATTGAAAACAAAACGAATGCCCGTCCACAAAAACCGAGCATCGGATGTAATATCAAATGGAAAATATCCTGA
- the nusB gene encoding transcription antitermination factor NusB produces the protein MLNRRHIRTKVMQVIYALKRSEELNLTSEEKFLKLSMDNMYDLYLLMLSLLVKVHEKAKDQQEKSQQKHLLTSEDLNPNMKFVKNELLVQLSENQYLKNALERHKVTNWELDNEYVEVIFRAILESDRFANYMAVESTNYNKDRQFIVELFKEVIAPNEKLYNYLEDRNLTWIDDLPVVNTALVKLLNKSKEENYEDYFTPKLFKDEEDKQFGISLLKHTIKNFEPYTEEISLKTKNWDKDRIADIDFVLLQMAICEFHEFPSIPTKVSINEYIEIAKEYSTPKSNVFINGVLDKIVKEYSENKTLNKIGRGLM, from the coding sequence ATGCTGAACAGAAGACATATTCGAACCAAAGTAATGCAAGTGATTTACGCCCTCAAAAGATCAGAGGAACTGAACTTGACTTCTGAAGAAAAATTCCTCAAATTAAGTATGGATAATATGTATGATCTTTATTTGCTCATGCTGTCTCTACTTGTTAAAGTGCATGAAAAAGCAAAAGACCAGCAAGAGAAATCTCAACAAAAACACCTTTTAACTTCTGAGGATTTAAACCCCAATATGAAGTTTGTCAAAAATGAATTATTGGTTCAGTTGTCTGAAAACCAATACTTAAAGAACGCACTCGAACGTCATAAAGTGACCAATTGGGAATTGGACAATGAGTATGTAGAAGTGATCTTTAGAGCCATTCTTGAAAGTGACCGTTTTGCAAATTATATGGCAGTAGAATCGACTAATTACAACAAAGACCGTCAGTTTATAGTAGAGTTGTTTAAAGAAGTGATTGCGCCCAATGAAAAATTATATAATTATCTCGAAGATCGAAACCTAACTTGGATTGATGATTTACCTGTGGTGAATACAGCTTTGGTGAAACTTCTTAATAAATCTAAGGAAGAAAATTATGAAGACTATTTCACTCCAAAGTTGTTCAAGGATGAGGAGGATAAACAGTTTGGCATAAGTTTATTGAAACATACCATCAAAAATTTTGAACCTTACACGGAAGAAATTAGTTTAAAAACTAAAAACTGGGACAAGGATCGTATAGCGGATATTGATTTTGTACTGCTTCAGATGGCTATTTGTGAGTTTCACGAATTTCCATCCATCCCAACTAAAGTTTCTATTAATGAATACATCGAAATAGCGAAAGAATATTCAACACCTAAGAGTAATGTCTTTATAAATGGTGTTTTAGACAAAATTGTGAAGGAGTATAGTGAAAATAAAACCTTAAATAAGATAGGGCGTGGATTAATGTAA